A genomic region of Barnesiella viscericola DSM 18177 contains the following coding sequences:
- a CDS encoding sigma-54-dependent transcriptional regulator, whose protein sequence is MKHILIVEDDTTFAVMLQTWLSKKGFRITAVSGVGAARRTLQDEPVDLTLCDLRLPDGEGIDLLEWLNARRQAVPVIVMTSYAAIPSAVQAMKLGAKDYVAKPVNPEDLLQKINEALGAAATAANPAKPVEKQSGSGGTEETSFLEGQSEAARQLYSYVKLVAPTNMSVLINGASGTGKEYVAKRIHQLSKRADKPFVAIDCGAIPKELAASEFFGHKKGSFTGAIEDKVGAFVEADGGTIFLDEIGNLSYDVQIQLLRVLQERRVKPIGVTADIKVDVRLIAATNEDLKAAIASGSFREDLYHRINEFTIYMPRLCERGEDILLFANFFLDQANRELEKPVPGFRPDAMEQISRYPWPGNLREMRNTVMRAALLAQGGPIGVEHLGLDLGADRQTRVLHDPDSERAKIVAALQRCSGNKSKAAEMLGIDRKTLYNKLKLYRIE, encoded by the coding sequence ATGAAACATATTCTTATCGTCGAGGACGACACGACATTTGCCGTTATGTTGCAGACCTGGCTTTCTAAAAAAGGGTTTCGCATTACTGCGGTTTCGGGGGTAGGGGCTGCCCGACGGACGTTGCAGGACGAGCCGGTCGACCTGACTCTTTGCGACTTGCGTCTGCCCGATGGCGAAGGCATCGACCTGTTGGAGTGGCTTAATGCCCGTCGGCAGGCGGTACCGGTTATCGTGATGACCAGCTATGCCGCTATCCCTTCGGCCGTGCAAGCCATGAAGCTGGGAGCCAAGGACTATGTGGCCAAGCCGGTCAATCCCGAGGATTTGTTGCAGAAAATCAACGAGGCTCTCGGGGCTGCGGCCACGGCAGCCAATCCGGCAAAGCCTGTGGAGAAACAGTCCGGGAGCGGAGGCACCGAAGAGACCTCGTTCCTCGAAGGGCAGAGCGAAGCCGCCCGCCAACTCTACTCCTACGTGAAACTGGTGGCCCCCACCAACATGTCGGTGCTGATAAACGGGGCAAGCGGTACCGGCAAGGAGTATGTAGCCAAGCGCATACACCAGTTGAGCAAGCGAGCCGACAAACCGTTTGTAGCCATCGACTGCGGGGCTATTCCCAAGGAGTTGGCCGCCTCCGAATTTTTCGGCCATAAGAAAGGGTCGTTTACCGGAGCCATCGAAGATAAGGTGGGTGCCTTTGTCGAGGCCGACGGTGGTACGATATTTCTCGACGAGATAGGCAACCTCAGTTACGATGTGCAGATACAGTTACTGCGGGTATTGCAGGAGCGTCGGGTCAAGCCCATAGGTGTGACTGCCGACATCAAGGTCGATGTGCGGTTGATAGCTGCCACCAACGAAGATTTGAAGGCCGCTATCGCCTCCGGCTCCTTCCGTGAAGATCTGTACCACCGCATTAACGAGTTTACCATCTATATGCCGCGTCTGTGCGAACGAGGGGAGGACATACTGCTTTTTGCCAATTTCTTTCTCGATCAGGCCAATCGCGAGTTGGAAAAACCGGTCCCGGGATTCCGCCCCGATGCCATGGAGCAAATCAGCCGTTACCCTTGGCCCGGTAATCTTCGAGAGATGCGCAATACCGTAATGCGGGCAGCCCTGCTCGCTCAGGGGGGGCCCATCGGCGTGGAGCACTTGGGGTTGGACTTGGGAGCCGATCGACAGACTCGCGTCCTGCACGACCCCGACAGCGAGCGGGCCAAGATTGTGGCGGCCCTGCAACGTTGCTCGGGCAACAAGAGTAAAGCCGCCGAGATGCTGGGCATCGACCGAAAGACCTTGTATAATAAGCTGAAACTGTATCGTATCGAATAA
- a CDS encoding ATP-binding response regulator, translating into MSSYSRKSTRNKALWGYLLLVVVLLSSSWFVYHEIGLLVSIREVEEDMSVKRHRVSDALSMLYRTETLGQSLVWGRYSDYPVYRQLVNEVVSCVDSLCTITTDSVQLSRIDSIVFLLNRKNTVIRRLMSTTLDVAEEQNRNIENMMRQQDSLLLIHKHQQTLSQQSDSLIEKRRRRNLFGRIADAISGKSPVRLDSIRGESKRISALSDSLASDLRAMESGFNESRELSKQALERERWRLRNDNQRLSGQISRLMNSFEQEQLLVSERILDRNEEIRQESMNALLGVASGAIVLAVVFGIMVWRGWMRDDRWRRELEEARRRAEELLEAREKLMMTITHDFKAPLSSIIGYVELMMRLDNSERQRFYLQNMKASSDHLLALVSDLLDFYRLESHKLDVNHLTFNPRALFEKIVSAMQPVADKKQLKLVLKAEPSADATFVGDPLRIQQIVDNLLSNALKFTTQGTVTVHVFVRVRYLVFSVSDTGRGIARNDLEQIFQAFTRLSSAQGVEGFGLGLTITRQLVDLMHGRLDVRSMEGAGSTFTVEIPLDETDEERTAETVTPAFSGRRCLLLDDDKLQLTFFENQLKQLGVEAVPCVRAEEVLSYLEHEPFDVVFTDMQMPEMDGVQFLKSLRASELAQARAIPVVVVTARSDADRLLAEGFSAILHKPFSLAQLTDCLSAVWQETPRPVVGESVQPGADYSAGGYDFSSLTAFAGDDEAARRKILQTFLQELTAQIDEVEAARQRRDGLVVTRVAHKWQPIFAMLKATTVLPLLSRLEEEGAGTWTDELSAHLVRVLDCAGQVRDELQSILKKEEQA; encoded by the coding sequence ATGTCCTCCTATTCCCGAAAATCGACTCGTAACAAGGCCTTGTGGGGCTATCTGCTGCTGGTTGTCGTGCTGCTCTCCTCCTCGTGGTTTGTCTATCACGAGATAGGTCTGCTGGTCTCGATACGGGAGGTCGAGGAGGATATGAGTGTGAAGCGCCATCGGGTGTCCGATGCGTTGTCGATGCTCTATCGCACCGAGACGTTGGGACAATCGTTGGTCTGGGGTCGCTATTCCGACTATCCGGTTTACCGGCAGTTGGTGAACGAGGTGGTGTCGTGTGTCGATTCGTTATGTACGATCACGACCGACTCGGTACAACTGTCGCGTATTGACAGTATTGTATTTCTGCTGAACCGGAAGAATACGGTAATCCGCCGGTTGATGAGTACCACCCTCGATGTGGCCGAAGAGCAAAACCGCAACATTGAGAATATGATGCGCCAGCAGGATTCCCTGCTGTTGATTCATAAACATCAGCAGACGCTGTCGCAACAGAGCGATTCGCTCATCGAGAAGCGGCGCCGTCGCAATCTGTTCGGGCGTATAGCCGATGCCATTTCGGGCAAGTCGCCCGTGCGGTTGGACAGCATTCGGGGGGAGTCGAAGCGGATAAGCGCATTGAGCGATTCGCTGGCTTCCGACTTGCGGGCGATGGAGAGTGGCTTCAACGAGAGTCGTGAGCTCTCGAAACAGGCGCTCGAACGGGAGCGTTGGCGGCTGCGGAATGACAACCAGCGGTTGAGCGGACAGATAAGCCGGTTGATGAACAGCTTCGAGCAGGAGCAGTTGCTGGTATCGGAGCGGATTCTCGACCGCAACGAGGAGATACGTCAGGAGTCGATGAATGCGCTGCTGGGTGTGGCCTCGGGTGCGATTGTGCTGGCGGTGGTTTTCGGGATAATGGTTTGGCGGGGGTGGATGCGCGACGACCGCTGGCGTCGCGAGTTGGAAGAGGCGCGCCGTCGGGCCGAGGAGCTGTTGGAGGCCCGCGAAAAGTTGATGATGACGATTACACACGATTTCAAGGCGCCGTTGAGTTCGATTATCGGGTATGTCGAGTTGATGATGCGACTCGACAACAGCGAGCGGCAGCGCTTCTACTTGCAGAACATGAAAGCCTCGTCCGACCACCTGCTGGCGCTGGTGAGCGACCTGCTCGACTTCTATCGGTTGGAGTCGCACAAGCTCGATGTGAATCACCTGACTTTCAATCCGCGGGCCCTCTTTGAGAAAATCGTGTCGGCCATGCAGCCGGTGGCCGACAAAAAGCAGTTGAAGCTGGTGTTGAAGGCCGAGCCGTCGGCCGATGCCACCTTCGTGGGCGACCCCTTGCGCATTCAGCAGATTGTCGATAACCTGCTTTCCAATGCGTTGAAATTTACGACTCAGGGCACGGTTACGGTGCATGTGTTTGTACGGGTACGTTACCTGGTCTTTTCGGTAAGCGATACGGGGCGGGGCATAGCCCGCAACGACTTGGAGCAGATATTCCAGGCCTTTACCCGTCTGTCGTCGGCACAGGGTGTCGAGGGGTTCGGGTTGGGGCTGACCATTACCCGGCAGCTGGTCGATTTGATGCACGGGCGCCTCGATGTGCGCAGCATGGAGGGGGCAGGCAGTACCTTCACCGTAGAGATTCCGCTCGACGAGACTGATGAGGAGCGTACGGCCGAGACCGTTACTCCGGCTTTTTCCGGTCGTCGTTGCTTGTTGCTCGACGATGACAAACTGCAACTGACCTTTTTTGAAAACCAGTTGAAACAGTTGGGTGTAGAGGCGGTGCCTTGTGTGCGGGCCGAGGAGGTGTTGAGCTATCTCGAACACGAACCGTTCGATGTGGTATTTACCGATATGCAGATGCCCGAGATGGACGGGGTGCAGTTTCTGAAATCGTTGCGAGCGTCGGAACTCGCGCAGGCCCGGGCGATACCGGTAGTCGTGGTGACGGCCCGCAGCGATGCCGACCGCTTGTTGGCTGAGGGCTTCTCGGCCATTTTGCACAAGCCCTTTTCGTTGGCCCAACTCACCGACTGTCTGTCGGCTGTTTGGCAGGAAACGCCCCGGCCGGTTGTCGGGGAGTCGGTGCAGCCCGGGGCTGATTACTCGGCGGGAGGGTATGACTTCTCGTCGTTAACCGCTTTTGCCGGCGATGATGAAGCGGCCCGGCGCAAGATATTACAGACCTTTCTGCAAGAACTTACTGCCCAAATCGATGAGGTGGAGGCTGCCCGGCAGCGTCGCGACGGCCTTGTCGTGACTCGCGTGGCTCACAAGTGGCAGCCTATCTTTGCCATGTTGAAGGCCACAACTGTGTTGCCGCTGCTCTCGCGCCTGGAAGAGGAGGGGGCCGGCACGTGGACCGACGAGCTGTCGGCCCATTTGGTACGAGTGCTCGATTGTGCCGGACAGGTGCGCGACGAGCTCCAATCTATATTAAAGAAGGAGGAACAAGCATGA
- a CDS encoding arsenate reductase family protein — METLFFQYPPCSTCRKAAKWLADHHIEVTARHIVETPPSAQELSQWIARSGMPLQKFFNTSGQRYRELKLKELIPVSSPDELIALLASDGMLIKRPLLVTDTHVLAGFDPKRWEEALCPQSR, encoded by the coding sequence ATGGAAACTCTGTTTTTTCAATACCCGCCGTGCAGCACCTGCCGGAAAGCGGCCAAATGGCTCGCCGACCACCACATCGAAGTAACCGCCCGACACATTGTCGAGACTCCCCCATCGGCCCAGGAGCTCAGCCAATGGATTGCCCGCAGCGGCATGCCGCTGCAAAAGTTCTTCAATACCAGCGGACAACGATACCGTGAATTGAAACTGAAAGAGCTCATTCCGGTCTCGTCGCCCGACGAGCTCATCGCCCTGCTTGCCTCCGACGGCATGCTCATCAAACGCCCGCTGTTGGTAACCGACACCCACGTGCTCGCCGGGTTCGACCCCAAGCGGTGGGAGGAGGCGCTATGCCCGCAATCCCGCTAA
- a CDS encoding 30S ribosomal protein S16: protein MATKIRLQRFGHKDYAFYQIVIADSRAPRDGKFIERIGSYNPNTNPATINLNFERALYWLTTGAQPTDTVRNILSREGVLLKKHLLGGVKKGAFTEEVAEQRFEAWLKNKKSVTDAEKAKISAAKDAAAKKRLEEEVEKNKVKAEAVAAKKAAEAAAKAEAEAAAKAEAEAAAAAEAPAKEAAPAAESAE, encoded by the coding sequence ATGGCAACAAAAATCAGATTACAACGTTTTGGTCACAAAGACTATGCGTTCTACCAAATTGTAATCGCCGATAGCAGGGCACCACGTGATGGTAAGTTTATTGAAAGGATAGGTTCTTATAATCCGAACACTAATCCTGCTACAATAAATTTGAATTTCGAAAGGGCTTTGTATTGGCTGACAACGGGTGCTCAACCCACCGACACCGTGCGCAATATCCTTTCTCGTGAAGGTGTATTGTTGAAGAAACACTTGCTGGGCGGTGTAAAGAAAGGTGCCTTCACCGAAGAGGTTGCCGAGCAACGCTTCGAGGCTTGGTTGAAAAACAAGAAATCGGTTACCGATGCCGAAAAGGCTAAAATCTCTGCCGCCAAAGACGCTGCCGCCAAGAAACGTCTCGAAGAGGAAGTAGAGAAAAACAAAGTGAAAGCAGAAGCCGTAGCTGCCAAGAAAGCTGCCGAAGCTGCCGCCAAGGCCGAGGCTGAAGCCGCTGCCAAAGCAGAAGCCGAAGCTGCCGCTGCCGCAGAAGCTCCCGCCAAAGAGGCTGCTCCTGCTGCCGAGAGTGCTGAATAA
- a CDS encoding LamG-like jellyroll fold domain-containing protein: protein MKKPFLLLALLAMIFPFFGSQAQETESPKAVLVPESNSTYKYQFRFDDIVLGEHENGVNNSWNNGNPTGTDHRTRNFTMSAWVKAVSTEGQILGHGQSLFYGATGTFGVYLSGGKLTLKARAWEDSGNCPGIAEVATEATLIANEWAFISVVVDDDNRTIKLYKNGKLAGTGDLGTIVEGGEREGHGIGLLQDECVFFVGNGGFSCYVDEVQLWNKALTEKELKESILGGYTQGNIPQELIAYYKIESDSQAELENKGSYEGSCPAGVVQGTIEDLGWVQNYTCDFISVQIVEGHTFPSYQLTLTQPTTGGTFKVVDAENNEVNAGTILQYTALTVVAEPAEGYRLDQILVNDEPIEGTTFVIEDDTEVTVTFTDKATVSYTAVANGQIEMFVNDATEATAFGSEITMGSKVTLKITPAEGYELTSLLINGKEKIDEVTDNTYTIASLDGNTTVEATFAEQILYWQVTCIVEGDGTVDITDEEGTVYPSGYDQIPSNVNLKLVFKPAENYKVSEFAENNPEGDNISLFDQIQNNEYAIGHLTGSKIYIVKFTAISGINDANTDALSIYCQGSMLHVNGASETASVTLFDLAGKQVLTTAETPADISYLANGCYLVQVKDGDMVKTVKLLKR from the coding sequence ATGAAAAAACCATTTTTACTCCTTGCTCTATTGGCAATGATTTTTCCGTTCTTTGGCAGTCAGGCCCAAGAAACCGAAAGTCCAAAAGCCGTATTGGTGCCCGAATCCAACAGCACGTATAAATACCAGTTCCGCTTCGACGACATCGTATTGGGTGAACACGAAAACGGCGTAAACAACTCGTGGAACAACGGGAATCCGACTGGAACCGACCACCGAACCCGTAACTTCACCATGTCGGCCTGGGTAAAGGCCGTTAGTACCGAAGGTCAGATTCTGGGCCACGGTCAATCTCTTTTTTATGGTGCCACCGGCACATTCGGTGTATATCTGAGCGGCGGTAAACTGACCTTGAAAGCCCGTGCCTGGGAAGATAGCGGGAATTGCCCCGGTATTGCCGAAGTGGCTACCGAGGCTACTCTTATTGCCAACGAATGGGCCTTCATCTCGGTCGTAGTCGATGACGACAACCGCACCATCAAATTGTACAAGAACGGCAAGTTGGCCGGGACCGGCGATTTGGGTACAATTGTAGAAGGTGGAGAGCGCGAAGGTCACGGCATCGGGTTACTCCAAGACGAATGTGTATTCTTCGTGGGCAACGGCGGATTCTCCTGCTACGTCGACGAAGTTCAACTCTGGAACAAGGCTTTGACCGAAAAAGAGTTGAAAGAGTCGATTCTCGGCGGATATACCCAAGGAAACATTCCCCAGGAACTGATTGCCTACTACAAGATAGAATCGGACTCCCAGGCCGAATTGGAGAACAAAGGTTCCTATGAAGGATCATGCCCGGCCGGTGTCGTACAAGGCACTATCGAAGATTTGGGCTGGGTTCAAAATTACACCTGCGATTTCATCTCCGTACAAATTGTAGAGGGTCACACCTTCCCGAGCTATCAGCTCACCCTTACTCAACCCACCACGGGCGGAACCTTCAAAGTGGTAGATGCCGAGAACAACGAGGTGAATGCCGGAACGATTCTGCAATACACCGCTCTTACCGTCGTAGCCGAACCGGCCGAAGGGTACAGACTCGACCAGATATTGGTTAACGACGAACCCATCGAGGGTACCACCTTCGTCATCGAGGACGACACCGAGGTAACCGTTACCTTCACCGACAAGGCTACCGTAAGCTACACGGCTGTTGCCAACGGTCAGATCGAGATGTTTGTCAACGATGCCACCGAGGCTACCGCCTTTGGCAGCGAAATCACCATGGGTTCGAAAGTAACACTGAAAATAACTCCGGCCGAAGGGTATGAATTGACCTCCCTTCTGATCAACGGAAAAGAGAAAATCGACGAGGTAACCGACAATACCTATACCATCGCATCGCTCGACGGCAACACGACCGTCGAGGCCACCTTTGCCGAACAAATCCTCTACTGGCAGGTAACCTGCATCGTCGAGGGTGACGGTACCGTCGACATCACCGACGAAGAGGGCACCGTATATCCCAGCGGCTACGACCAGATTCCGTCGAACGTGAACCTGAAACTGGTGTTCAAACCGGCCGAGAACTACAAAGTATCGGAATTTGCCGAGAACAATCCCGAGGGCGACAACATCTCGCTGTTTGACCAGATTCAAAACAACGAATACGCCATCGGCCACTTGACCGGCAGCAAGATTTATATAGTTAAGTTCACAGCTATCAGCGGTATCAACGACGCCAACACCGACGCTCTCTCGATCTACTGTCAAGGCAGTATGCTCCACGTCAACGGCGCCAGCGAGACGGCATCGGTAACCCTCTTCGACCTGGCCGGCAAGCAGGTATTGACAACGGCCGAAACGCCTGCCGACATCAGCTACCTGGCTAATGGCTGCTACCTGGTTCAAGTGAAAGACGGCGACATGGTCAAGACCGTGAAACTGCTCAAACGATAA
- a CDS encoding DNA polymerase III subunit, translating into MFFKDIIGQDEVKERLLRSVDSGHIAHAQLFCGPEGIGKFAMAMAYARYIHCTNRQHGDACGVCPSCRQYVAFTHPDLHFVFPIVKVEKKKRICDDYLPEWCEFLKEHTYFGLDAWLSYINADNKQAMIYGEESESILRKMSLKSYESPYKIMIIWLPERMNDTCANKLLKLLEEPYPGSVFLLVSNNPDRVLGTIRSRAQRVEMRSLSTPVIAEALQSRYGIAAQDAVAVAHVAEGSFLRACESLQLNEESRLFFNYFVQVMRLAYMRKIKDLKAWSEEVADLGRERLRRFLAYAQRMVRENYIYNLHMPDLSYMNREEEQFSTRFAPFIHERNVQAIMKHLSDAQNDIGQNANAKIVLFDLAIKLILLLKS; encoded by the coding sequence ATGTTTTTCAAAGATATAATCGGGCAAGATGAGGTGAAAGAGCGGTTGCTGCGCTCGGTCGACAGCGGCCACATAGCCCATGCCCAGCTGTTTTGCGGCCCCGAGGGGATAGGCAAGTTTGCCATGGCCATGGCCTATGCCCGGTATATCCACTGCACCAACCGTCAGCACGGTGATGCGTGCGGGGTATGCCCCTCGTGCCGGCAATATGTCGCGTTTACGCACCCCGATTTGCATTTTGTCTTTCCCATCGTGAAGGTCGAGAAGAAGAAACGCATCTGCGACGACTATCTGCCCGAGTGGTGCGAATTTTTGAAAGAGCACACCTATTTCGGACTTGATGCCTGGCTGAGCTACATCAACGCCGACAACAAGCAGGCCATGATTTATGGCGAGGAGAGTGAGAGTATCTTGCGCAAGATGTCGTTGAAGAGCTACGAGTCGCCCTACAAAATCATGATTATCTGGTTGCCCGAGCGTATGAACGACACTTGTGCCAACAAGTTGTTGAAGCTGCTGGAAGAGCCCTATCCCGGCAGCGTATTCCTGCTGGTGAGCAACAACCCCGACCGCGTGTTGGGTACCATACGTTCGCGGGCACAGCGGGTCGAGATGCGGTCGCTCTCTACACCCGTCATCGCCGAGGCGTTGCAGAGCCGTTATGGCATAGCCGCACAAGATGCCGTGGCGGTGGCACATGTAGCCGAGGGAAGTTTCCTGCGGGCCTGCGAGTCGCTCCAATTGAATGAGGAGAGCCGCCTGTTCTTCAACTATTTCGTGCAGGTGATGCGCCTGGCCTACATGCGCAAGATCAAGGATTTGAAAGCGTGGAGCGAGGAGGTGGCCGACCTGGGCCGCGAGCGCTTGCGTCGTTTTCTTGCCTATGCCCAGCGCATGGTGCGCGAGAATTACATCTACAACCTGCACATGCCCGACCTCTCGTATATGAATCGCGAGGAGGAGCAGTTCTCCACCCGGTTCGCCCCCTTCATACACGAGCGCAACGTACAGGCCATCATGAAGCACCTGAGCGACGCCCAGAACGACATCGGGCAGAATGCCAATGCCAAAATCGTACTCTTCGACCTGGCCATCAAACTCATTCTGCTGTTGAAGAGTTGA
- the metF gene encoding methylenetetrahydrofolate reductase [NAD(P)H], protein MKVADLLRTHGSTGFSFEILPPLKGSSIEKSFKTIDTLREFDPLYINITTHRSELVYKDTPDGLFRRVSERSRPGTVAVAAAIKNKYQIPTVPHMICSGFSAHETEYALIDLNFLGICDLLILRGDKAKHESRFTAVPGGYEHAIELEEQVNRFNEGYFIDGTPMDVVSSRPFSYGVAGYPEKHDESPNPEEDMKWLKAKVDMGADYVVTQMFFDNSKFFDFVDRCRAMGITVPIVPGLKPISKASQLTLLPRVFHVDIPDALVREVAKCKDDTQVKQVGIEWCAAQSRELKARGVPSIHFYSLMAVDSVYQIAKQVY, encoded by the coding sequence ATGAAGGTTGCCGATTTGTTAAGGACTCACGGGAGTACCGGTTTTTCGTTTGAGATATTACCGCCGTTGAAGGGAAGCAGTATCGAGAAGTCGTTCAAGACCATCGATACCCTGCGGGAATTTGACCCGTTGTACATCAACATAACGACACATCGCAGCGAACTGGTCTACAAGGATACGCCCGACGGGCTGTTCCGCCGGGTGTCGGAGCGCAGCCGTCCCGGCACGGTGGCGGTAGCCGCAGCTATCAAAAACAAGTATCAGATACCTACGGTGCCCCACATGATATGCAGCGGCTTTTCGGCTCACGAGACGGAGTATGCCTTGATCGACCTCAACTTTCTGGGTATCTGCGACTTGCTCATTTTACGGGGCGACAAGGCCAAGCACGAGAGTCGTTTCACGGCGGTACCGGGTGGGTATGAGCACGCCATCGAACTCGAAGAGCAGGTGAATCGTTTCAACGAGGGCTATTTCATCGACGGTACCCCTATGGACGTAGTCAGCTCACGACCCTTCTCATACGGAGTGGCCGGTTACCCCGAGAAGCACGACGAGTCGCCCAATCCCGAAGAGGATATGAAATGGTTGAAGGCCAAGGTCGATATGGGGGCCGATTATGTCGTGACCCAGATGTTTTTCGACAACAGCAAGTTTTTCGACTTTGTCGACCGGTGCCGTGCCATGGGTATTACCGTGCCCATCGTACCGGGATTGAAGCCCATCTCGAAGGCTTCGCAGCTGACGCTGTTGCCCCGGGTGTTTCACGTCGATATACCCGACGCCCTGGTGCGCGAGGTTGCCAAGTGCAAGGACGATACCCAGGTGAAACAGGTCGGTATCGAGTGGTGCGCGGCCCAGTCGCGCGAATTGAAGGCGCGGGGAGTACCCAGCATTCACTTCTATTCGCTGATGGCCGTCGACAGTGTCTACCAGATAGCCAAGCAAGTTTATTAA
- a CDS encoding NigD1/NigD2 family lipoprotein yields MKMKHLLGAGLLGVLLACGLSSCGDDKNEYYVPYSYAIGDMVVAEDHDPYILLDNKKTMFPSNGTRLPNYLTKDGQRVIINFSYLDGNREGYDYYILVNDIDSVLVKNVIPITPETTDSIGNDPINILDMWTSDKYLTVQFEVRGLGREKHMMNLVRDYSLASNPDSEGYLHLNLRHNRMNDPDLDHFLWGVASFRLGDIRTEFPDLKGLKIEVRTMSDTRDYTCDFAESETDGRGVASETNERNIASYVK; encoded by the coding sequence ATGAAAATGAAACATCTTTTGGGAGCCGGACTGCTGGGTGTGCTCCTGGCTTGCGGCTTGTCGTCGTGTGGCGATGACAAAAACGAGTACTATGTGCCTTATTCCTATGCCATAGGCGATATGGTAGTTGCCGAGGATCATGATCCGTATATTCTGTTGGATAATAAAAAAACGATGTTCCCCTCGAACGGGACACGGCTGCCCAACTATCTGACCAAGGACGGACAGCGGGTAATCATCAATTTCTCTTATCTTGACGGGAATCGTGAGGGGTATGATTATTACATACTTGTCAACGACATCGACTCGGTGCTGGTAAAGAATGTAATCCCCATTACTCCAGAGACGACCGATAGTATAGGCAACGACCCCATCAATATTCTCGACATGTGGACGAGCGACAAGTATCTGACCGTACAATTCGAGGTGCGCGGGCTGGGGCGTGAGAAACACATGATGAATCTGGTGCGCGATTATTCGCTGGCCTCCAACCCCGATTCCGAAGGGTATCTGCATCTGAACTTGCGTCACAACCGCATGAACGATCCCGATCTTGATCACTTTTTGTGGGGGGTAGCTTCGTTTCGGTTAGGCGACATCAGGACTGAATTCCCCGATTTGAAGGGTCTGAAAATCGAAGTGCGCACCATGAGTGATACGCGTGACTATACCTGCGATTTTGCCGAGAGTGAGACCGACGGCAGGGGCGTCGCTTCTGAGACGAACGAGAGGAACATTGCCTCGTATGTAAAGTAG
- a CDS encoding RNA polymerase sigma factor, which yields MNEAELVACCKRKEPSAQAELYRRYSGEMFALCIRYAGNRDTAQDLLHDGFLKAFTSFDKFDYRGEGSLKAWLSRIMVNTALEEARKQAQHADVDIDEAPDLADPESCDDSLVQHLSPDTLLRFIAELPDGYRTVFNLFTFENKSHREIAQLLHINEKSSSSQLYRARTLLMNRIKTYLSKHGDE from the coding sequence ATGAACGAAGCAGAGCTGGTAGCGTGTTGCAAGCGAAAAGAGCCCTCGGCACAAGCCGAACTCTACCGACGGTACTCCGGCGAAATGTTTGCCCTCTGTATCCGCTACGCCGGCAATCGCGATACAGCCCAAGACCTGCTTCACGACGGATTCCTCAAAGCGTTCACCTCATTCGACAAGTTCGACTACCGAGGTGAGGGCTCTTTGAAAGCCTGGTTGAGCCGCATCATGGTGAATACGGCTCTGGAAGAGGCCCGGAAACAGGCACAGCATGCCGATGTCGACATCGACGAGGCTCCCGACCTGGCCGACCCCGAATCGTGCGACGACTCTCTTGTGCAACACCTCTCGCCCGACACGCTGCTCCGCTTCATCGCCGAGTTGCCCGACGGCTATCGCACCGTATTCAACCTGTTCACTTTCGAGAACAAGTCGCATAGGGAGATTGCCCAGTTGCTGCACATCAACGAGAAGAGTTCCTCGTCGCAACTGTACCGAGCCCGTACATTACTGATGAATCGAATCAAAACGTATTTGTCGAAACATGGAGACGAATAG